TAGGCGGCGTAGCGGGCGCCGACGTCCTCGGTGAAGGCGACGGTGGTGTCGTCCTCGATCGAGATCTTGTTGTCGTCGTAGACCAGGACGAGGTTGCCCAGCTCCTGGGTGCCGGCCAGCGAGGACGCCTCGCCGCTGACGCCCTCCTCCAGGTCACCGTCGGAGGCGAAGGCCCAGACGGTGTGGTCGAACAGGCTCTCGCCCTCGGGGGCGTCGGGGTCCAGCATGCCGCGCTCGCGGCGGGCGGCCATCGCCATGCCGACCGCGTTGCCGACGCCCTGGCCCAGCGGGCCGGTGGTGGTCTCGACGCCGGCGGTGTGCCCGACCTCGGGGTGGCCCGGGGTCTTGGAGCCCCAGGTGCGCAGCGCCTGCAGGTCCTCGAGCTCCAGGCCGTAGCCGGCCAGGTAGAGCTGCACGTAGAGGGTGAGGCTGGAGTGCCCCATGGAGAGCACGAAGCGGTCGCGGGCAGCCCAGTTCGGGTCGCTGGGGTCGTGCTTGAGCCACTTCTGGAACAGCAGATAGGCGACCGGGGCCATGCTCATCGCGGTGCCGGGGTGGCCGTTGCCGACCTTCTGCACCGCGTCCATGGCCAGGACGCGCGCCGTGTCGATGGCCGCGCGGTCCAGGTCGCCGAAGCCCTCGGGGAGGGTCGGCTCGGGCTGGCGGGGCGAGCCGGTGGAGGAGTCGGTGGCAGCCTCGGCGGGGGCCTCGGCTGCGGTGCTCTTGGTTCCGTTGTCGCTGGTCATGTGGCGCTCGGAGCTCCCTCGGGGATCGGTCGGTGTCGGACCCGCCCGGGGGCGCGGGGGCGATCTCACCCCGGGCGGACGACGATGCACACCACGGCCGCCCCGGTCGGCGCGGTCGGAGGTCGTGAGCGTGGGCGCGCCGTCGTCCTCGACGTCCGCCCTACCCGCATCACGCGCAGAGTCAACGTGATCAAACCCTAGTGGTGTCCGGCAATTCCCCGTAGGTGGGCCGGGCTACAGTGGTCGGGCTACCCCATCCCCGGCGGAGAAGGACCTCGTGGTGCCCTGCTGCCCGCGCGACGCCGCGCCTCTGGGCCCCCGGTGACGGCGATCGCCGACCGCGCCGTGAGCCGGCCCCGGCCACTGCGGTCCACCGGCGGGACGGTCGCCGCCTACGTGTCGCTGACCAAGCCGAAGCTCGTCGAGCTGCTGCTGGTCACCACGCTGCCGGCGATGATGCTCGCGGCCGGGGGCTGGCCGGGCACCGGCCTGGTCGTCGCCACCCTGGTCGGCGGCATGCTCGCCGCCGGGGCCGCCAACACGATCAACTGCTGGTACGACCGGGACATCGACCGGCTGATGTCGCGCACCCGCGACCGGCCGATCCCCAGCGGGGTCATCGCGCCGCGCAACGCGCTGGTCTTCGGTGTCCTGCTGGCGTGGGTCTCGCTGATCCTGCTCGGCCTGTTCACCACGCCGCTGGCCACGGCCCTCGCGGCCGCCGCGGTGCTGGCCTACTCGGTGCTCTACACGATGGTGCTCAAGCGCCGGACCAGGCACAACACAGTCTTCGGTGGGCTGCCGGGTGCCGCGCCGGTGCTGATCGGCTGGGCCGCGGTCACCGGTTCGCTGGACTGGCCCGCCTTCGTCTTCTTCGGCATCGTCTTCTGCTGGCAGATGCCGCACTTCTGGGCGCTGGCCAGCCGGTTCCGCTTCGACTACTTCCGGGCCGGGGTGCCGATGCTCTCGGTGGTCGCCGGGCCGGTCACCGTGGGGCGCCAGTCCGTGGCCTGGGCCTGGGGCACGCTGGGCACCTCGCTGCTGATGGTGCCGGCGACGCCGCAGCTGGGCTGGGTCACCGGCCTCGCCACGCTGGGCCTGGGCGCCTGGTACGTCGCGGAGTCGCACGCTTGGCTGCGGCGGATCAAGGCCGGCGTCCCGGACCGTCCGATGCGGCTGTTCTCGGTGTCGATCACCTACATGACGCTGCTGTCGATCGCCCTGGTGGCCGACGTCCTCGTCTGACGGTCGCCCTGCCCGACGGTCGCCCTGCCTGGCGGTCGCCCTGCCTGGCGGACGCGTTGCCTGGCGGTCGCCCTGCCTGGTGGCCGACGTCCTCGTCTGACGGACGCGCTGCCTGACGGACGCGCTGCCTGACGGACGCGCTGCCTGACGGACGCGCTGCCTGACGGACGCGCTGCCTGACGGACGCGCTGCCTGACGGACGCGCTGCCTGACGGACGCGCTGCCTGACGGGTCGTGCTGCCTGACGGACGCGCTGCCTGACGGGTCGTGCTGCCTGGCGGGTCGCGCTGCCCGAGGGACGCGCTGTCGGTTCGGCCGTCCTCTCTGGCGGCCCGGACTGCCGCGCCACGGCTGTGCTGCGCGATCTGAGGCCCGGCCGACGGCCGCGGCCGACGCGCGAGGCCGGCCAGGACCGTGGCACGCGGCATGGGCTGGCCCACCGCGGTGCAGGTGGGGACTGTGCGGCCGGTGCCCGCTTCGCCGGGTAGGTGGGCAGCAGGCGCACATCGCCGGGCGCTTGGCGCGTGGGAGCACGGAGCAGCGCGGGGGTGGTCGGAGCAGGCGGCACTGTGCGCTGGGTGTCCGGAGCAGCCGGGCACTGTGCGCTGGGTGCCCGCTTCCCGCAGAGGTGGGCAGTGGGCGCACATTGCCGTGCACGCCGCGCGGGTGGCCGCGAGAGCGAACGACGCGGGGCGCCTGAGCGGCGTGCGGCGGGTGCGACGCGAACGGGGGGCGCGTCAGCGGGTGGCGCGCGGGGGGGCGCCACGCAGGAGGTGACGGCGCCGCACCCTTGTCAGCGGGTGGCGCGCTCGCGGGTGGGGGTGGCCGCCACGGGGAGCTCGGACGCTGGGCCGCGGACCGACCAGGCCAGCCGGGCGGTGTAGACGACGATCAGCACCGCGCCGGCCATGTGCAGCAGCACCAGCAAGGCGGGCAGGTCGGTGAAGTACTGGACGTAGCCGATGACCCCCTGGGCCAGCTCGACGATCAGCAGGTCCCGCGCGGCCCGGCGCACCCGGCCGGGGGAGTCGGTGGCGTGCAGCCCGACCAGCAGCGCGATGGTCAGCCCGATCAGCAGGAAGACGGCGTCGGCGTGCAACTGGCTCATCAGCTCCGGGTCGAGACCGGTGCGCCCGGCCTCCGGGTCGCCGCTGTGCGGCCCGCTGCCGGTGACCACGGTGCCCAGCACCTGCACGGCGGCCACGGTGGCGGCGACCCCGGTGACCAGCAGGGCGAACGGCCGCCGGACCACCAGCTGACCGACCCCGGGCTCGCGCGACCGCAGCCACAGGATCGTGGCGATGGCCACCAGCACGCTGGAGACCAGGAAGTGTGCGGCGACCGTCCACGGGTTCAGCCCGGTCAGCACGGTGACCCCGCCCAGCAGCGCCTGCGCCGGGATGCCGAGCAGGCCGAGCACGGCCAGCCGGCGCAGGTCGCGGCGCGCGGAGCGGAACACCGCCACCACGGTGGCGAACGCCACGGCCACCAGCACGAAGGTCAGCAGCCGGTTGCCGAACTCGATCAGCCCGTGGCCGGCCAGCTCCGCCGTGGGGCGGATGCTCCCGTCGGTGCACTCGGGCCAGGTCGGGCAGCCGAGGCCCGAGCCGGTCAGCCGGACCGCACCGCCGGTCACCACGATCACCCCGTTGGCGACCACGTTGGCCAGCGCGATGCGCGAGACGGTCGACGGGCTCACCGAGGCTGAGCGCACCGACGCGGGAAGAACCGACACGCTCCCGATGCTACTTATCTCGGTGCCCGCGCCGCCCGGCCCGATCAGCCGTCCGGCGGCCCGCGCCACGAGCGTGCAGCCCCGCGCCGAGAACCCGGCGATCCGTGGGCAGCGACCGCCGTGGGCCTGTGTGCACCGCCACATCGACACGAGAGGCGGCCATCTCCGATGACCAGTGGTTTCCCCGGCGGCTCCTTCGGGGGCAGCCCGTTCGACGACTTCTTCTCCGCCTTCCTCGGCGGCCCCGGCGCGCGGCGCGGCATGCAGCGGGTGGACATCACCCAGCTGCTCAGCGAGCACTCCCGTGAGGTGGTCACCACCGCGGCACAGCAGGCCAGCGAGTGGGGCAGCGCGGACCTGCACACCGAGCACCTGCTCTGGGCGCTGGCCGGCCACGAGCCGACCCGCACCCTGCTCGACCGCGCCGGGGCCGACCCGGAGCAGCTGCGCCAGCAGCTGGCCGGCCTGCTCCAGCAGGGCGAGCCGACCGGTCAGCCGGTGTCGCTGAGCCCGGCCACGAAGCGGACGCTCCTGGACGCCCACCAGGTGTCCCGGGCCAGCGGCTCGACCTACATCGGCCCCGAGCACCTGCTGTTCGCGCTGTCGGTGAACCAGGACTCCGGTGCCGGCCGTCTGCTGGGCGGCGCCCGGGTCACCCCGGAGGCGCTGCAGCGGGCCGCGGCCGGCGGGCCCAGCGCGGTCCGGGGCGGCGGGGCTGGTGGCGAGCAGCCGCCGTCCTCCACCCCGACCCTCGACGAGTTCGGACGCGACCTCACCCAGCTGGCCCGGGACGGGAAGATCGACCCGGTCATCGGCCGGGCGCAGGAGATCGAGCAGACGATCGAGGTGCTCTCCCGCCGGACCAAGAACAACCCGGTGCTTATCGGGGAGGCCGGCGTCGGCAAGACGGCGATCGCCGAGGGCATCGCCGCGCAGATCGCCGAGGGCGACGTCCCCGAGTCCCTCCGTGGTCGCCGGTTGGTCGAGCTGGACCTCACCGGACTGGTCGCCGGCACCCGGTACCGCGGTGACTTCGAGGAGCGGCTCAAGAAGGTGATGGACGAGATCCGCGAGCACAGCGACGAGGTCATCGTCTTCATCGACGAGCTGCACACCGTGGTCGCCGCCGGCGGGTCGGAGGGATCGGCCGGGGCCGGCAACATCCTCAAGCCGGCGCTGGCCCGCGGGGAGCTGCACATCGTGGGCGCGACGACGCTGGAGGAGTACCGGCGCAACGTCGAGAAGGACCCGGCGCTGGAGCGGCGCTTCCAGCCCGTCCTGGTCCCCGAGCCCAGCACGCAGGACACCATCGCGATCCTGCGTGGGCTGCGGGACCGCTACGAGGCGCACCACCAGGTCCGGTTCACCGACGAGGCGCTGGTCGCCGCCGCCGAGCTGTCCGAGCGGTACGTCACCGACCGGCACCTGCCGGACAAGGCGATCGACCTGATCGACCAGGCCGGTGCCCGCACCCGGCTGCGCGTCAAGCGGCCCACCACCGACCTGCGGGCGCTGGAGCAGGAGGTGCAGCGGCTGCACCGGGAGAAGGACCAGGCGGTCGCCGCCGAGCAGTACGAGCGCGCCTCGACGCTGCGTGACGAGTGCAAGGCGGCGCAGGCCGAGCTGGACCGCGCCCGCTCCGGTGGGGACGCCGGCATCCCCGAGGTCGGCGTCGCCGAGATCGCCGAAGTCGTCTCCCGGGCGACCGGCGTGCCGGTGGCCCAGCTGACCGAGGAGGAGCGCGACCGGCTGCTGCGCCTGGAGGACGTCCTGCACCAGCGGGTGGTCGGCCAGGACGAGGCCGTCGAGGTCGTCGCCGAGGCGATCCGCCGTTCGCGGGCGGGCCTGGGCGACCCGGACCGGCCCATCGGCAGCTTCCTGTTCCTCGGCCCGACCGGGGTCGGCAAGACCGAGCTGGCCCGGGCGCTGGCGGAGGCGCTGTTCGGCGACTCCGACCGGATGACCCGGCTGGACATGAGCGAGTTCCAGGAGCGGCACGCGGTCAGCCGGCTGGTCGGCTCGCCCCCCGGCTACGTGGGGTACGAGGACGCCGGTCAGCTGACCGAGGCGGTGCGGCGCCGTCCCTACTCGGTGGTGCTGCTCGACGAGGTGGAGAAGGCGCACCCGGACGTGTTCAACACGCTGCTCCAGCTGCTGGACGACGGCCGGCTGACCGACTCGCAGGGCCGCACGGTCGACTTCACCAACACCGTCGTGATCATGACCAGCAACCTCGGGTCGGAGGCGATCGTCAACGCCGGCCGGGGCCCGCTGGGCTTCACCGCCCACGGCAACGCGGGCGACGACCTGCGCGACCAGGTGATGCGGCGGCTGCGGGACGCCTTCCGGCCGGAGTTCCTCAACCGGATCGACGAGATCGTCGTCTTCCGACAGCTGGAGGCCGAGCAGCTGGCGCGGATCACCGACCTGCTGCTGGACGAGACCCGGCGACGGCTGTCCGCCCAGGACGTCGCCATCGAGTTCACGCCGGAGGCGGTGGCCTGGCTGGCCGAGCGGGGGCACGAGCCGCAGTTCGGGGCTCGGCCGCTGCGCCGGGCGATCCAGCGGGAGGTCGACAACCGGCTCTCCCGGCTGGTGCTCGGCGGGCAGTTGGGGGCCGGCCAGCGGGTGACCGTCGACGTCACCGACGGGGAGCTGGACCTGCAGGTGGCCGCGGGCGACCGGGCCACCGACGCGGAGGCCCCGGCGGCGATGTGACCTGCCTCTCGGGGAGCCCGCAGGTAAGGACGGCCTTGCTTGCGGGCTCCCCGATTAAGCACACAATCGTGTTGTGGAATCCGCTGCGGCCCGAGCCGCCGTCCCCCAAGCCGGTGCGCCGGCCGAGGACGGACGCACCCGTGACCGGGTGAGCAGCCTCCTCCTCGAGCACGGTCCGCAGACCGCCGCCGAGCTCGCCGGCCGGCTGGGGATCTCCCCGGCCGCCGTACGCCGGCACCTCGACGGCCTGGTGGCCGCAGGTCGGGTCACCGAGCGTGAGGCGCCCGGCGGCCAGCGGGGGAGAGGGCGCCCGGCCCGCCGGTTCGCCCTGACCGACGCCGGCCGCGAGTCCTTCCCGCACGCCTACGACGACCTGGCGCTCACGGCGCTGCGCTTCGTCGCCGAGCACGGCGGGCCCGAGGCCGTCCGCGCCGTCGCCGAGCAGCAGCTCTCCGGGCTGGCGCAGCGGTGCTCCACCGCCGTGGAGTCCGCGATCGAGCAGGCGGAGCCGGGCTCCGAGGACGTCGACCGCGCGCAGGTGCTCGCCGTCGCGCTGACCGCCGAGGGCTACGCCGCGACCGCCTCGGCGATCTCCAGCGGCGGGCAGCTGTGCCAGCACCACTGCCCGGTCGCCCACGTCGCGGCCGAGTTCCCGCAGCTGTGCGAGGCTGAGACCGCGGTGATCAGCCGGCTGGTCGGCACCCACGTGCAGCGGCTGGCCACGATCGCCCACGGCGACGGCATCTGCACCACCCACATCCCCGCGCAGCTCGCCCTCCGGGCCGGGCTCCGCGCCGGGAACAAAGCCACCTCTGCACGCCCTGTACCTGCTGGTCGCGCCACGGCCTCGGAGCACCCGACCGCCGGCGCCAGCACTCGCACCACCCCCTCGATCGACCGGGAGAGGACCCCCGCATGACCAGCACCCAGCAGCCGGCAGTGAGCACGCCGATGACGCAGGACGAGACGATCGACGCGCTCGGCCGCTACAAGTACGGCTGGGCCGACGCGGACACCGCCGGTGCCTCCGCCACCCGCGGCCTCAACGAGGACGTCGTCCGCGACATCTCGCGCCGCAAGAACGAGCCCGAGTGGATGCTCGAGCGCCGGCTCAAGGCGCTGAAGATCTTCGGCAAGAAGCCCATGCCCGACTGGGGCTCGGACCTCTCCGGCATCGACTTCCAGAACATCAAGTACTTCGTGCGCTCGACCGAGGCCCAGGCCACCACCTGGGACGAGCTGCCCGACGACATCAAGAATACCTACGACAAGCTCGGCATCCCGGAGGCGGAGAAGCAGCGCCTGGTCGCCGGTGTCGCGGCGCAGTACGAGTCCGAGGTCGTCTACCACAAGATCCGTGAGGACCTCGAGGAGCAGGGCGTCCTGTTCCTGGACACCGACACCGCGCTGCGCGAGCACCCGGACCTGTTCCGTGAGTACTTCGGCTCGGTCATCCCCTCCGGGGACAACAAGTTCGCCGCGCTGAACACCGCGGTGTGGTCCGGTGGCTCGTTCATCTACGTGCCGCCGGGCGTGAACGTGGAGATCCCGCTGCAGGCCTACTTCCGGATCAACACCGAGAACATGGGCCAGTTCGAGCGGACCCTCATGATCATCGACGAGGGCGCCTACGTGCACTACGTCGAGGGCTGCACCGCGCCGATCTACAAGACCGACTCGCTGCACTCCGCGGTCGTCGAGATCATCGTGAAGAAGAACGCGCGCTGCCGGTACACGACCATCCAGAACTGGTCGAACAACGTCTACAACCTGGTCACCAAGCGGGCCGTGGCCCACGAGGGCGCGACCATGGAGTGGGTCGACGGCAACATCGGCTCCAAGGTGACGATGAAGTACCCGGCCGTGTGGATGACCGGTGAGCACGCCAAGGGCGAGGTCATGTCCATCGCCTTCGCCGGTGAGGGCCAGCACCAGGACGCCGGCGCCAAGATGGTGCACGCCGCGCCGCACACCTCCTCGACGATCGTGTCGAAGTCGGTCGCCCGGGGCGGTGGCCGCACCTCCTACCGCGGTCTCGTCCAGGTCGACGAGGGCGCCTACGGCTCCAAGTCGACGGTGAAGTGCGACGCGCTGCTGGTCGACACGATCAGCCGTTCGGACACCTACCCCTACGTCGACGTCCGCGAGGACGACGTGTCGATGGGCCACGAGGCGACCGTCTCGCGGGTCAGCGACGACCAGCTGTTCTACCTGATGAGCCGGGGGCTCTCCGAGGACGAGGCGATGGCGATGGTCGTGCGCGGCTTCGTCGAGCCCATCGCCCGGGAGCTGCCCATGGAGTACGCCCTCGAGCTCAACCGCCTGATCGAGCTCCAGATGGAAGGTGCCGTCGGCTGATGTCGGCTCCACGCAACCCCGGTACTGACGACCAGACCACCCTGACCACCGAGACGGCCACCCTCGCCGGCGAGCTCTTCGCTCCCGGCGTGGGTGCCCAGGCCGGTCCGCCGACCACCCCGGCGGCCGGCACCGGCACCGCCGGCGACGCGCCCCCCGGGTCGCACTCGCACGGCGGGCCGGCGCCGACCGGCTCGCCGGCCGAGCGGTTCACCTCCACCGACCCGGAGGCGTTCGGCGCCCCGACCGGCCGCGAGGAGGAGTGGCGCTTCACCCCGATGCGCCGGGTCCGCGCGCTGCTGGACGGCGCGCCGTCCGACGCCTCGCTGACGTGGCAGAGCGACCTCCCCGAGGGCGCCGAGCTGACCTCGGTGGAGGCCGGCGACCCGCTGCTGAAGGGCCTGCCCGAGCCGGTCGACCGGCTCGCCGCGCTGACCCGTCAGCGCAGCGGGGGCGCGGCCGTGCTGCGGATCGCCAAGGAGGCCGTGCTCGACCGCCCGGTCACCCTGGGCCTGTCCGGCACCGGCAGCGACGACGTCGTGTGGGGCCAGCTCGTGGTCGAGGTCGGCGCGTTCGCGCAGGCGACCGTCGTCCTGGACCACTCCGGTCTGGCCCGCTACTCCGGCGGGGTCGCCTTCGTGCTCGGTGACGGTGCGCAGCTGACCGTCGTCTCGGTCCAGGACTGGGCGCCGGGCACGGTGCACGGCGGGCAGTACGACGCCGTCGTCGGCCGGGACGCCTCGCTCAAGCAGGTCGTGGTCACCCTCGGCGGCGACCTGGTCCGGCTGGTCAGCAACGTCCAGTACGCCGGCCCCGGCGGCTCCGTGGACCTCTACGGCGTCTACTTCGCCGACGAGACCCAGCACCAGGAGCACCGGCTGTGGGTCGACCACGGCACGCCGAACTGCCGCAGCAACGTCGTCTACAAGGGCGCGCTGCAGGGGGAGAAGGCGCACACGGTCTGGGTCGGCGACGTCCGGATCCGGCCGGCCGCGACCGGCACGGACACCTACGAGCTGAACCGCAACCTGGTGCTCACCGACGGCGCCCGCGCCGACTCGGTGCCGAACCTGGAGATCGAGACCGGCGAGATCGTCGGCGCCGGTCACGCCAGCGCCACCGGCCGGTTCGACGACGAGCAGCTGTTCTACCTCTGCTCGCGGGGGATCGACGCCGAGACCGCGCGTCGCCTCGTGGTGCGCGGCTTCTTCGCCGACGTCGTGCAGCACATCGGAATCCCCGAGCTGCAGGACCGGCTGATGGGCACCATCGAGGCCCGCCTGGGTGCCCTGCCGGAGCTCGAGGAGCAGCCGGTCGAGGTCGGCGCATGACGTACGAGCGGGTCTGCGCGCTGTCCGAGGTGCCCGAGGACGGGTCCCTGCGGGTCGAGCTCGCCGACGTCGACGTCGCCGTCGTCCAGCTCGACGGCGAGGTCTACGCGATCCAGGACGTCTGCTCGCACGCCGACGTCCCGCTGACCGACGGCGACGTCGACGACGTCGACGGCGCGCCGACCATCGAGTGCGCCCTGCACGGCTCGTGCTTCGACCTGCGCACCGGCCAGCCCACGAACCTCCCGGCCACCGAGCCGGTCCCCGTCTACCCGGTCCGGGTGGAGGGTGACGACGTCCTGGTGGACGTCGACGCCCCCCTCGCCGCGGCCACCCACTGAGGAGCGAGAAACCCGTGACCAGCCCCACCGCGACCCCGTCCGCCACCGGCCTCTCGGCCGGGAGCGTGCTCGAGATCCGCGACCTGCACGTCAGCGTCGGCGAGGGTGACGACGCCAAGGAGATCCTCCGCGGCGTCGACCTGACCGTCCGCGCGGGCGAGACCCACGCGATCATGGGCCCCAACGGGTCGGGCAAGTCGACCCTGGCCTACTCGATCGCCGGGCACCCGAAGTACACGATCACCGGCGGCACCGTCACCCTCGACGGCGAGGACGTCCTCGCGATGACCGTCGACGAGCGCGCCCGGGCCGGCCTGTTCCTGGCCATGCAGTACCCGGTCGAGGTCCCCGGCGTCTCGGTGTCGAACTTCCTGCGCACCGCCGCCACCGCGATCACCGGCGAGGCGCCGAAGCTGCGCACCTGGGTCAAGGACGTGCGGACCGAGATGACCGCGCTGGAGATGGACAGCGCGTTCGCCGAGCGCAACGTCAACGAGGGCTTCTCCGGTGGTGAGAAGAAGCGCCACGAGATCCTGCAGATGCGCCTCCTCAAGCCGAAGATGGCGATCCTGGACGAGACCGACTCCGGCCTGGACGTCGACGCGCTCCGCGTCGTCTCCGAGGGCGTGAACCGGGCCAAGGCCGACAGCCCGGTCGGCGTCCTGCTGATCACGCACTACACGCGGATCCTCAAGTACATCAAGCCCGACTTCGTGCACGTCTTCGTCGCCGGCCGGGTCGTCGACGAGGGTGGCCCGGAGCTCGCGCAGAAGCTCGAGGACCAGGGCTACGCCGCGTACGTAAAGGACTCGAACGAGCAGGCCGCCAGCGAGGCTGCGACCGCATGACCGAGACCGTCTCGCGTCCCGCCGGGGCGCAGCAGGTGCCGCTCCCGCTGGACGTCGAGGCGATCCGGGCGGACTTCCCGATCCTGTCCCGCACCGTCCGGGACGGGAAGCGGCTGGTCTACCTCGACTCCGGCGCCACCTCGCAGAAGCCGACCAGCGTGCTGGACGCCGAGCGGTGGTTCTACGAGAACGTCAACGCCGCCCCGCACCGGGGTGCGCACCAGCTCGCCGAGGAGGCCACCGCGGCCTACGAGGCGGCGCGCACCACCATCGGTGCGTTCATCGGGGCGCCGGAGAACGAGGTCGTCTTCACCCGGAACAGCACCGAGGCGATCAACCTGGTCGCCTACGCGCTGTCCAACGCGGCGACGGCCAAGGAGCCGGAGTTCCGCCGGTACGCCGTCGGCCAGGGCGACGAGATCGTCGTGACCGAGATGGAGCACCACGCCAACCTGCTGCCCTGGCAGCAGCTCTGCGAGCGCACCGGGGCGACCCTGCGCTGGCTGGGGCTCACCGACGACGGCCGGCTGGACCTCTCCGACCTGGCCACCGTGGTCAACGAGCGGACCAAGCTCGTCGCGGTGACCCAGCAGTCGAACATCCTGGGCACGATCAACCCGCTGGGCGACATCGTCGCCCGGGCCCGCGAGGTCGGCGCCCTGGTGCTGGTCGACGGCGCCCAGTCGGTGCCGCACCAGCGGGTCGACGTCACCGAGCTCGGTGCGGACTTCCTGGTGTTCTCCGGGCACAAGATGCTCGGGCCCACCGGGGTCGGCGTGCTGTGGGGCCGCTACGACGTGCTCGACGCGCTCCCGCCCTTCCTCACCGGCGGCTCGATGATCGAGGTCGTCCGGATGGAGGGCAGCACCTTCATGCCCCCGCCGCAGCGCTTCGAGGCCGGCGTGCCGATGACCGCACAGGTCATCGGGCTGGC
The Modestobacter marinus DNA segment above includes these coding regions:
- a CDS encoding helix-turn-helix transcriptional regulator; the protein is MSSLLLEHGPQTAAELAGRLGISPAAVRRHLDGLVAAGRVTEREAPGGQRGRGRPARRFALTDAGRESFPHAYDDLALTALRFVAEHGGPEAVRAVAEQQLSGLAQRCSTAVESAIEQAEPGSEDVDRAQVLAVALTAEGYAATASAISSGGQLCQHHCPVAHVAAEFPQLCEAETAVISRLVGTHVQRLATIAHGDGICTTHIPAQLALRAGLRAGNKATSARPVPAGRATASEHPTAGASTRTTPSIDRERTPA
- a CDS encoding Rieske (2Fe-2S) protein; amino-acid sequence: MTYERVCALSEVPEDGSLRVELADVDVAVVQLDGEVYAIQDVCSHADVPLTDGDVDDVDGAPTIECALHGSCFDLRTGQPTNLPATEPVPVYPVRVEGDDVLVDVDAPLAAATH
- the sufD gene encoding Fe-S cluster assembly protein SufD, whose amino-acid sequence is MSAPRNPGTDDQTTLTTETATLAGELFAPGVGAQAGPPTTPAAGTGTAGDAPPGSHSHGGPAPTGSPAERFTSTDPEAFGAPTGREEEWRFTPMRRVRALLDGAPSDASLTWQSDLPEGAELTSVEAGDPLLKGLPEPVDRLAALTRQRSGGAAVLRIAKEAVLDRPVTLGLSGTGSDDVVWGQLVVEVGAFAQATVVLDHSGLARYSGGVAFVLGDGAQLTVVSVQDWAPGTVHGGQYDAVVGRDASLKQVVVTLGGDLVRLVSNVQYAGPGGSVDLYGVYFADETQHQEHRLWVDHGTPNCRSNVVYKGALQGEKAHTVWVGDVRIRPAATGTDTYELNRNLVLTDGARADSVPNLEIETGEIVGAGHASATGRFDDEQLFYLCSRGIDAETARRLVVRGFFADVVQHIGIPELQDRLMGTIEARLGALPELEEQPVEVGA
- a CDS encoding heme o synthase, whose amino-acid sequence is MTAIADRAVSRPRPLRSTGGTVAAYVSLTKPKLVELLLVTTLPAMMLAAGGWPGTGLVVATLVGGMLAAGAANTINCWYDRDIDRLMSRTRDRPIPSGVIAPRNALVFGVLLAWVSLILLGLFTTPLATALAAAAVLAYSVLYTMVLKRRTRHNTVFGGLPGAAPVLIGWAAVTGSLDWPAFVFFGIVFCWQMPHFWALASRFRFDYFRAGVPMLSVVAGPVTVGRQSVAWAWGTLGTSLLMVPATPQLGWVTGLATLGLGAWYVAESHAWLRRIKAGVPDRPMRLFSVSITYMTLLSIALVADVLV
- a CDS encoding COX15/CtaA family protein, whose product is MSPSTVSRIALANVVANGVIVVTGGAVRLTGSGLGCPTWPECTDGSIRPTAELAGHGLIEFGNRLLTFVLVAVAFATVVAVFRSARRDLRRLAVLGLLGIPAQALLGGVTVLTGLNPWTVAAHFLVSSVLVAIATILWLRSREPGVGQLVVRRPFALLVTGVAATVAAVQVLGTVVTGSGPHSGDPEAGRTGLDPELMSQLHADAVFLLIGLTIALLVGLHATDSPGRVRRAARDLLIVELAQGVIGYVQYFTDLPALLVLLHMAGAVLIVVYTARLAWSVRGPASELPVAATPTRERATR
- the sufC gene encoding Fe-S cluster assembly ATPase SufC; the protein is MTSPTATPSATGLSAGSVLEIRDLHVSVGEGDDAKEILRGVDLTVRAGETHAIMGPNGSGKSTLAYSIAGHPKYTITGGTVTLDGEDVLAMTVDERARAGLFLAMQYPVEVPGVSVSNFLRTAATAITGEAPKLRTWVKDVRTEMTALEMDSAFAERNVNEGFSGGEKKRHEILQMRLLKPKMAILDETDSGLDVDALRVVSEGVNRAKADSPVGVLLITHYTRILKYIKPDFVHVFVAGRVVDEGGPELAQKLEDQGYAAYVKDSNEQAASEAATA
- the sufB gene encoding Fe-S cluster assembly protein SufB; its protein translation is MTQDETIDALGRYKYGWADADTAGASATRGLNEDVVRDISRRKNEPEWMLERRLKALKIFGKKPMPDWGSDLSGIDFQNIKYFVRSTEAQATTWDELPDDIKNTYDKLGIPEAEKQRLVAGVAAQYESEVVYHKIREDLEEQGVLFLDTDTALREHPDLFREYFGSVIPSGDNKFAALNTAVWSGGSFIYVPPGVNVEIPLQAYFRINTENMGQFERTLMIIDEGAYVHYVEGCTAPIYKTDSLHSAVVEIIVKKNARCRYTTIQNWSNNVYNLVTKRAVAHEGATMEWVDGNIGSKVTMKYPAVWMTGEHAKGEVMSIAFAGEGQHQDAGAKMVHAAPHTSSTIVSKSVARGGGRTSYRGLVQVDEGAYGSKSTVKCDALLVDTISRSDTYPYVDVREDDVSMGHEATVSRVSDDQLFYLMSRGLSEDEAMAMVVRGFVEPIARELPMEYALELNRLIELQMEGAVG
- a CDS encoding ATP-dependent Clp protease ATP-binding subunit produces the protein MTSGFPGGSFGGSPFDDFFSAFLGGPGARRGMQRVDITQLLSEHSREVVTTAAQQASEWGSADLHTEHLLWALAGHEPTRTLLDRAGADPEQLRQQLAGLLQQGEPTGQPVSLSPATKRTLLDAHQVSRASGSTYIGPEHLLFALSVNQDSGAGRLLGGARVTPEALQRAAAGGPSAVRGGGAGGEQPPSSTPTLDEFGRDLTQLARDGKIDPVIGRAQEIEQTIEVLSRRTKNNPVLIGEAGVGKTAIAEGIAAQIAEGDVPESLRGRRLVELDLTGLVAGTRYRGDFEERLKKVMDEIREHSDEVIVFIDELHTVVAAGGSEGSAGAGNILKPALARGELHIVGATTLEEYRRNVEKDPALERRFQPVLVPEPSTQDTIAILRGLRDRYEAHHQVRFTDEALVAAAELSERYVTDRHLPDKAIDLIDQAGARTRLRVKRPTTDLRALEQEVQRLHREKDQAVAAEQYERASTLRDECKAAQAELDRARSGGDAGIPEVGVAEIAEVVSRATGVPVAQLTEEERDRLLRLEDVLHQRVVGQDEAVEVVAEAIRRSRAGLGDPDRPIGSFLFLGPTGVGKTELARALAEALFGDSDRMTRLDMSEFQERHAVSRLVGSPPGYVGYEDAGQLTEAVRRRPYSVVLLDEVEKAHPDVFNTLLQLLDDGRLTDSQGRTVDFTNTVVIMTSNLGSEAIVNAGRGPLGFTAHGNAGDDLRDQVMRRLRDAFRPEFLNRIDEIVVFRQLEAEQLARITDLLLDETRRRLSAQDVAIEFTPEAVAWLAERGHEPQFGARPLRRAIQREVDNRLSRLVLGGQLGAGQRVTVDVTDGELDLQVAAGDRATDAEAPAAM